A genomic segment from Luteolibacter ambystomatis encodes:
- a CDS encoding AAA family ATPase has product MSDEIYAPAPPPSGPPPLILAIRSEIARVIIGQSEVIDQVIAALLAGGHVLLEGKPGLGKTALVNTLARTFGGHSGRIQFTPDLMPSDVTGFRLFDMKSQTFQLRHGPVFTNLLLADEINRAPAKTQAALLEVMQERQVTIDGETISLSPPFMTLATQNPVEHEGTYPLPEAQLDRFLMKVVIDYPNERDECEIVNRSASEIPGNQQPVRIVCRPEDIVAAQSATAAIQAVPEVVAYAVALARATRDARQVALGAGTRGAIALVRVAKAYAAMQGRGFVIPDDIKSAALPVLRHRVQLTPEVAISGQEIDEVLRTIVESVPAPRS; this is encoded by the coding sequence ATGTCCGACGAAATCTACGCTCCCGCTCCGCCTCCATCCGGTCCGCCGCCGCTCATCCTCGCCATCCGTTCGGAGATCGCCCGGGTGATCATCGGTCAGAGTGAAGTGATCGATCAGGTCATTGCCGCGCTGCTGGCGGGTGGTCACGTCCTGTTGGAAGGCAAGCCCGGTCTCGGCAAGACCGCGCTCGTCAACACCCTGGCCCGGACCTTCGGCGGGCACTCGGGCCGCATCCAGTTCACCCCGGATCTGATGCCTTCGGATGTCACGGGCTTCCGCCTTTTCGACATGAAGAGCCAGACCTTCCAGCTCCGCCATGGTCCTGTCTTCACCAACCTGCTGCTTGCGGATGAAATCAACCGTGCTCCGGCCAAGACCCAGGCGGCTTTGCTGGAAGTCATGCAGGAGCGGCAGGTGACCATCGATGGCGAGACGATCAGCCTTTCTCCGCCGTTCATGACCCTCGCCACCCAGAACCCGGTGGAGCACGAGGGCACCTATCCCTTGCCTGAGGCCCAGCTCGACCGCTTCCTGATGAAAGTGGTGATCGACTATCCGAACGAGCGCGACGAGTGCGAGATCGTGAATCGTTCCGCCTCGGAAATTCCCGGCAACCAGCAGCCGGTGCGCATTGTCTGCCGTCCGGAGGACATCGTGGCCGCCCAATCCGCCACCGCCGCCATTCAGGCCGTGCCGGAGGTGGTGGCCTATGCCGTGGCTCTTGCCCGTGCCACCCGTGATGCCCGCCAGGTGGCGCTGGGTGCGGGCACGCGTGGTGCGATCGCACTGGTGCGCGTGGCGAAGGCCTATGCCGCGATGCAGGGCCGGGGTTTCGTCATTCCGGATGACATCAAGTCGGCGGCTCTTCCGGTGCTGCGCCACCGCGTGCAACTCACTCCGGAAGTCGCCATCAGCGGACAGGAAATCGACGAGGTGCTCCGGACCATCGTGGAAAGCGTTCCCGCTCCCCGTTCCTGA
- a CDS encoding RDD family protein, with the protein MDAAAEKLDTLQSVELAEGVEIRLRIAGPGLRAAAYGLDLLIQLACAIVVGICLSLAGIAVGGEVVTGLWLLMWFLLSWWYPVIFEAGKRGATPGKRAMGLRVVQTSGAPITVGQAIIRNFLRFADGMPAPLPMIPQFVTYGFGLASCLATKRFQRLGDLAAGTVVVYDRIPVEPIISAPPPMSSVRPPVLLSADEVRALTVFRERAGLWSEARRVEIADHAAGLSGSKGPVGVARLMSMAHWLQEKRER; encoded by the coding sequence ATGGACGCCGCCGCGGAAAAACTCGATACCCTGCAATCGGTGGAACTCGCCGAGGGGGTGGAGATACGTCTTCGGATCGCGGGGCCCGGATTGCGTGCCGCCGCCTATGGATTGGATCTCCTGATCCAGTTGGCCTGTGCGATTGTGGTGGGTATCTGTCTGTCTCTCGCCGGTATCGCGGTGGGCGGGGAGGTGGTGACCGGCTTGTGGTTGCTGATGTGGTTCCTTCTTTCCTGGTGGTATCCGGTGATTTTCGAGGCGGGCAAACGGGGCGCGACTCCCGGCAAGCGGGCGATGGGGTTGCGCGTGGTGCAGACCTCCGGCGCACCGATTACGGTGGGGCAGGCGATTATCCGGAATTTCCTCCGCTTTGCCGATGGGATGCCCGCACCGCTTCCGATGATTCCGCAGTTCGTGACCTATGGGTTCGGCTTGGCGAGCTGCCTGGCCACGAAACGTTTCCAGCGCCTCGGCGATCTCGCTGCAGGTACGGTGGTGGTGTATGACCGCATCCCGGTGGAACCGATCATCAGCGCGCCGCCGCCGATGAGTTCCGTGCGTCCGCCGGTGCTTCTGAGCGCGGATGAGGTGCGCGCGCTCACCGTGTTCCGCGAGCGTGCCGGGTTGTGGTCGGAAGCCCGCCGGGTGGAGATCGCGGATCACGCCGCCGGGCTGAGTGGTAGCAAGGGCCCGGTGGGTGTGGCACGCCTGATGTCGATGGCCCACTGGCTCCAGGAGAAACGAGAACGATGA
- a CDS encoding DUF4350 domain-containing protein produces MTLPRWLIVVMTVFGLFGCSGSGSYHEEETGYKGQALVDPWLAAGRFLSSYGHEVSKPSSWHPPTPEETVWFVPAKVIGNETFARQMEGWMNRGGHLVCLVDYTDPGNDWWLGSRVQMEPAFEKMLSWHGFSVAQDGSATAPSDPLRFRGRKYDTEAKSDWQVSVRNAKSGVFASTVVGNGRLTVITDARIFRNRWIDGKQHAELLKALVDASSTRGTIVFVRGATLSLWALLWERAWALMVGMILVLAVWLWKNLPRFGPVEAADAPSPLRGYDHHLEALGDFQWRLDKGAAMLAPIREAVIERSQRMLIRTGRQDADIFAVLAERAGISRERAQRALVETAPADAAVFTRTVADLQAILRNLD; encoded by the coding sequence ATGACGCTGCCGCGTTGGCTCATCGTTGTGATGACAGTCTTCGGACTTTTCGGCTGCTCCGGTTCGGGGAGCTACCATGAAGAGGAAACCGGATACAAAGGCCAGGCACTGGTCGATCCGTGGCTCGCTGCCGGCCGTTTTCTCTCAAGCTACGGTCACGAGGTCTCGAAACCCTCCTCCTGGCATCCGCCGACGCCGGAGGAGACCGTGTGGTTCGTCCCGGCCAAGGTGATCGGAAACGAAACCTTCGCCCGTCAGATGGAAGGATGGATGAACCGCGGCGGTCATCTGGTGTGTCTGGTCGACTACACCGACCCCGGCAACGACTGGTGGCTGGGCAGTCGTGTGCAAATGGAGCCTGCCTTCGAGAAGATGCTGTCGTGGCATGGCTTCAGCGTGGCACAGGATGGATCGGCCACCGCTCCATCCGATCCACTCCGGTTCCGCGGACGAAAGTACGATACCGAGGCGAAGTCCGATTGGCAGGTGTCCGTGCGCAACGCGAAATCCGGCGTCTTCGCCTCCACCGTGGTGGGCAACGGGCGGCTGACGGTGATCACCGACGCGCGCATTTTCCGTAACCGCTGGATCGATGGGAAACAGCATGCCGAGCTGCTGAAGGCGCTCGTCGATGCCTCGTCCACGCGTGGGACGATTGTTTTCGTACGCGGCGCGACGCTCTCGCTGTGGGCGCTGCTATGGGAGCGGGCCTGGGCCTTGATGGTGGGCATGATCCTGGTGCTGGCCGTTTGGTTGTGGAAAAACCTTCCCCGTTTCGGTCCTGTTGAAGCCGCTGATGCTCCTTCCCCCCTGCGGGGCTACGACCATCACCTGGAAGCCCTCGGGGATTTCCAATGGCGTCTCGACAAGGGCGCCGCGATGCTCGCTCCCATCCGCGAGGCCGTCATCGAGCGCTCGCAGCGCATGCTGATCCGCACCGGCCGCCAGGACGCGGACATCTTCGCCGTGCTGGCGGAGCGGGCCGGCATTTCCCGCGAACGCGCCCAACGCGCGCTGGTGGAGACCGCACCGGCCGATGCCGCCGTTTTCACCCGCACCGTGGCCGATCTCCAAGCCATTCTCCGGAACCTCGATTGA
- a CDS encoding response regulator transcription factor encodes MNATSTTVTQVWILEDHQVFAKHVRRLLAGEPDIDCPHHFSHPDELFEKLRFTTERPDVLLLDLGLPGRDGLQVLDEVRQVMPDLKVLILSAFDDRERVYRAICNGASGYLLKTADPDEILSGIRDVIHGASALSAPIANMILQGFARYGPVQKIEPLTTREEEVLRLLVKGFIKKEIADNLDISQHTVDMHLRSVYRKLHVRTQTEAVSKALRQGLV; translated from the coding sequence ATGAACGCTACCTCTACCACCGTGACCCAAGTCTGGATACTCGAAGATCATCAGGTGTTCGCCAAGCACGTCCGCCGGCTGCTGGCCGGCGAACCGGACATCGACTGCCCGCATCACTTTTCCCATCCGGATGAATTGTTCGAAAAGCTGCGTTTCACGACGGAGCGCCCGGACGTTCTCCTGCTCGATCTCGGCCTTCCCGGGCGCGACGGCCTGCAGGTTCTGGATGAAGTCCGCCAGGTGATGCCGGATCTGAAGGTGTTGATTCTCTCCGCCTTCGACGATCGCGAGCGCGTGTACCGCGCGATCTGCAACGGAGCCTCCGGCTATCTTCTCAAAACCGCCGATCCGGACGAGATCCTCAGCGGCATCCGCGATGTGATCCACGGCGCGTCCGCCCTCAGCGCCCCGATCGCCAACATGATCCTCCAGGGCTTCGCCCGCTACGGCCCGGTGCAAAAGATCGAGCCGCTCACCACCCGCGAGGAGGAAGTCCTCCGCCTGCTGGTGAAGGGCTTCATCAAGAAGGAGATCGCCGACAACCTCGACATCTCCCAGCACACCGTGGACATGCACCTGCGTTCCGTTTACCGGAAGCTCCATGTCCGCACCCAGACCGAGGCCGTTTCCAAGGCTCTCCGCCAGGGATTGGTCTGA
- a CDS encoding histidine kinase, translated as MKKPSYRRTVGGATLALMACLSTPVHAAETPVANPIGRVARMFNSRLVEVEDRVSWIHNRISSLAEPQEHSLKAADGCRMARQSPTAPDPQITLDLGKEYPLDQIYMIPAQREPSEPEGLFPRRFTLEASKTEDFSTKSVIYLPGNDPRVFYPNPELSPAKFSARGITARYVRLVVHTGRNRGASDLFALSELVVVSGNRPVSFGSKVDAPGSLTIPGLWAPEYLTDGRMPLGIWQSGAMSPNRGDLVDASNPNDEVSWSFDLGQKAPLDHLVLFPYELSELSEGAVLPSQLSVWVSDNADGSEARQVGDLDTLKNEVTGKIPLVIPLHGLEARSIRITGNRAWSMGNRNLQGLSEIQAWSDGRNIALGKPVTRIHQGTATNLASLTDGFSSVRQIIGVDVWLSQLSERWWLERELAQLTPMCTQMAQESELNATWGSAVALGLTFLIPVVIVERRRLISKNQLDMLRKRIASDLHDDIGSNLGSISLIARTAKKDLVRLQGPEEVVDDLMEVESIARESSLAMRDIVWLLERRQDSIGDLVQRMRETASRLLREVDYTIECQSTKVASKLTLDAKRHLFLFYKEAVHNIVKHSRARNVAIRLADQGERLVLEVHDDGIGLPPGGDERSGTVHKLQERARVLEGQLHVESQSGVGTLLRLVVRRAHLIARPNLS; from the coding sequence ATGAAAAAACCTTCTTACCGGCGAACTGTCGGTGGAGCCACGCTAGCCCTCATGGCGTGTCTATCCACCCCGGTCCACGCTGCGGAGACTCCGGTCGCCAACCCCATCGGACGGGTCGCACGGATGTTCAATTCCCGTCTCGTGGAGGTCGAAGACCGTGTTTCGTGGATCCACAACCGGATTTCCTCCCTCGCGGAACCTCAGGAGCATTCCCTGAAGGCCGCAGATGGCTGCCGCATGGCGCGGCAGAGCCCCACGGCTCCGGATCCGCAGATCACCCTCGATTTGGGAAAGGAATATCCGCTCGACCAGATCTACATGATTCCGGCCCAGCGTGAGCCCTCGGAACCAGAGGGATTGTTCCCCCGCCGCTTCACGCTGGAAGCCTCGAAGACCGAGGACTTTTCGACTAAATCCGTCATCTACCTCCCCGGAAACGATCCCAGGGTATTTTACCCCAATCCGGAGCTCTCGCCGGCCAAGTTTTCCGCTCGCGGCATCACCGCTCGCTATGTCCGTCTGGTCGTCCACACCGGGCGGAACCGGGGAGCTTCCGACCTCTTCGCGCTGTCCGAGCTGGTCGTGGTTTCCGGAAACCGTCCCGTTTCGTTCGGCTCCAAGGTGGACGCCCCCGGTTCCCTGACCATCCCGGGACTATGGGCCCCCGAATACCTCACCGATGGACGCATGCCCCTCGGGATTTGGCAATCCGGTGCGATGAGCCCGAATCGCGGTGATCTCGTTGATGCCTCCAATCCCAACGACGAGGTTTCCTGGTCCTTCGATCTCGGCCAGAAGGCGCCGCTCGATCATCTGGTGCTTTTTCCCTACGAATTGAGCGAGTTGTCCGAAGGTGCCGTGCTTCCCAGCCAGCTCTCGGTGTGGGTTTCCGACAATGCCGATGGCAGTGAAGCCCGGCAGGTCGGTGATCTCGATACGCTCAAGAACGAGGTGACCGGCAAGATTCCGCTCGTCATCCCGCTGCACGGGCTGGAAGCCCGCTCCATCCGCATCACCGGCAATCGGGCGTGGTCGATGGGCAACCGCAATCTCCAGGGCCTCTCGGAGATCCAGGCTTGGTCGGACGGCAGGAACATCGCGCTCGGCAAGCCGGTCACCCGCATCCATCAGGGCACAGCCACCAATCTGGCGAGCCTCACCGACGGCTTCTCCAGCGTGCGCCAGATCATCGGCGTGGATGTCTGGTTGTCCCAGCTCAGCGAGCGCTGGTGGTTGGAGCGTGAGCTCGCCCAACTGACTCCGATGTGCACCCAGATGGCACAGGAAAGCGAACTGAACGCCACCTGGGGTTCCGCCGTGGCGCTCGGTCTCACCTTCCTGATCCCGGTGGTGATCGTCGAACGCCGCCGCCTGATCTCCAAGAACCAGCTCGACATGCTCCGCAAGCGCATCGCTTCCGATCTGCATGACGACATCGGCAGCAATCTCGGCAGCATCTCGCTGATCGCCCGCACGGCGAAAAAAGACCTCGTGCGTCTCCAAGGACCCGAGGAAGTGGTCGATGACCTCATGGAAGTGGAATCGATCGCCCGGGAGAGTTCGCTGGCCATGCGGGACATCGTGTGGCTGTTGGAGCGCCGCCAGGACTCGATCGGTGATCTGGTCCAGCGCATGCGCGAAACCGCGAGCCGCCTGCTCCGCGAGGTGGACTACACCATCGAGTGCCAGTCCACCAAGGTCGCCAGCAAGCTCACGCTCGATGCGAAGCGCCACCTCTTCCTCTTCTACAAGGAAGCCGTCCACAACATCGTGAAGCACTCCCGCGCCCGCAACGTGGCGATCCGCCTCGCCGACCAGGGCGAGCGGCTGGTGCTCGAAGTTCACGATGATGGCATCGGCCTGCCGCCCGGCGGTGACGAACGGAGCGGCACCGTCCACAAGCTCCAGGAGCGCGCGCGCGTCCTGGAAGGCCAACTTCATGTCGAATCCCAATCGGGGGTCGGCACCCTGCTGCGCCTTGTTGTGCGGCGGGCGCATTTGATTGCTCGCCCCAACTTGTCATGA
- a CDS encoding stage II sporulation protein M, with amino-acid sequence MTAGDFENRNAARWAEYERLINAMERGAPIEGVDKLPQHFRELCLDFSLAKARMYGVRMSERLNELVIRGYKLIYRSRRSGWEAVARMAFVTFPATVRKEWRLFWLCSAVFWIPFLLLVWAGKHDLTWIQSILGSDGMASLEQMYGPGGAVSHGRPGTGSDFAMFCFYINHNIGIDFRIFAGGVLAGVGTLFYLLFNGVYLGAAAGYCNAVCDPGLFWSFVVGHSSFELTGMVIAGMAGMRMGLSLLWPGRLPRKRALVEGTKRAMPLIYGAAVMTAFAAIFEGFWSAQPLPHAVKYSVGAVLWLLHVVYFLFAGRRAADAA; translated from the coding sequence ATGACGGCGGGCGACTTTGAAAACCGGAACGCGGCGCGCTGGGCCGAATACGAGCGGCTGATCAACGCGATGGAGCGGGGAGCGCCGATCGAAGGCGTGGACAAGCTGCCGCAGCATTTCCGGGAGCTGTGCTTGGATTTCTCACTGGCGAAGGCGCGGATGTACGGCGTGCGGATGTCGGAACGTCTCAACGAACTGGTCATCCGCGGTTACAAGCTCATCTATCGCAGCCGCCGCTCCGGTTGGGAGGCGGTGGCCCGCATGGCATTCGTGACCTTTCCGGCGACCGTGCGGAAGGAATGGCGGTTGTTCTGGCTGTGCAGCGCGGTGTTCTGGATTCCGTTCCTGCTGCTGGTGTGGGCGGGCAAACACGATCTCACGTGGATCCAATCGATCCTCGGCAGCGATGGCATGGCCAGCCTGGAGCAGATGTATGGTCCGGGCGGAGCGGTTTCGCACGGGCGACCGGGCACCGGCTCGGACTTCGCGATGTTCTGCTTCTACATCAATCACAACATCGGCATCGATTTCCGTATCTTCGCGGGCGGAGTGTTGGCGGGGGTGGGCACGCTTTTTTATCTGCTGTTCAATGGCGTCTATCTCGGAGCGGCGGCGGGTTATTGTAATGCGGTCTGCGATCCCGGCTTGTTTTGGTCGTTCGTGGTCGGGCATTCATCGTTCGAACTGACCGGCATGGTGATTGCGGGCATGGCTGGCATGCGCATGGGGCTGTCGCTCCTGTGGCCGGGACGCCTGCCGCGCAAGAGGGCGCTGGTGGAGGGGACGAAACGGGCCATGCCGCTGATCTATGGCGCGGCGGTGATGACGGCGTTCGCGGCGATCTTCGAGGGCTTCTGGTCGGCGCAACCGCTGCCGCACGCGGTGAAGTATTCGGTGGGTGCCGTGCTGTGGTTGCTGCACGTCGTGTATTTCCTATTCGCGGGAAGGAGGGCGGCGGATGCGGCTTGA
- a CDS encoding NAD(+)/NADH kinase, with translation MLVRVPPVKVGILANPQKPDARRVIGELREALARYGIESVLESVTAEWVGESGGVAGRDFQKEVDVAAVLGGDGTMLHAVARLGVFEKPVAGVNIGTLGFLTSCTDGELDLFASALATGEFRTSRRTLLEARVCDNGEPMDPFYALNEITLARGQTGRLVSLLATVGGEVLNHYRADGLIVATPTGSTAYSLSAGGPLIEPAANVFLITPICPHSLSQRTLVISDDVEIVLSPERKEEGAMLFTVDGRETVPISKGTRIIVRKADHGFHLLRLEGRSFYEALRQKLKWSGG, from the coding sequence ATGCTTGTTAGGGTGCCGCCGGTGAAAGTCGGCATCCTCGCCAATCCACAGAAGCCCGATGCCCGCAGGGTGATCGGGGAATTGCGCGAAGCACTGGCGCGCTATGGGATCGAATCCGTGCTCGAATCCGTGACCGCGGAGTGGGTGGGGGAGTCCGGTGGAGTGGCCGGGCGCGATTTCCAGAAGGAGGTGGACGTGGCCGCCGTGCTCGGTGGCGATGGCACCATGCTGCATGCGGTCGCCCGCCTCGGTGTGTTCGAGAAGCCGGTGGCCGGCGTCAATATCGGCACCCTGGGTTTCCTGACGAGTTGCACGGATGGAGAGCTCGACTTGTTCGCCTCCGCACTGGCAACCGGAGAATTCCGCACCAGCCGCCGTACGCTCCTTGAGGCACGGGTTTGCGACAATGGCGAGCCGATGGACCCGTTCTACGCGCTCAATGAGATCACCTTGGCGCGCGGCCAGACCGGGCGCCTGGTTTCATTGCTCGCGACCGTGGGCGGGGAAGTGCTCAACCACTACCGCGCGGACGGTTTGATTGTGGCGACGCCGACCGGTTCGACGGCGTATTCGTTGTCCGCCGGTGGTCCGTTGATCGAACCCGCCGCGAATGTTTTCCTGATCACGCCGATCTGTCCCCACAGTCTCAGCCAGCGGACCTTGGTGATATCTGACGATGTGGAGATCGTCCTGTCTCCGGAACGCAAGGAAGAGGGGGCGATGCTGTTCACCGTGGATGGCCGGGAAACGGTGCCGATTTCCAAAGGAACCCGGATCATCGTGCGGAAAGCCGACCACGGCTTTCATTTGCTGCGGCTGGAGGGGCGGAGCTTCTATGAGGCGCTGCGTCAGAAATTGAAATGGTCCGGAGGCTGA
- a CDS encoding sulfatase: MKLPVLAAALLALVPVLGRAADEPSAKRKPNIILIVIDDMGWKDIAANGSTYYKTPNVDRLASEGMRFRNGYAACAVCSPSRAAIMTGQSPARLHLTDWIPGEGAPKTSRFTVPKWDMKVEKTTPTLPELLKKQGYATAAIGKWHLGDDGPESHGFDVNIAGGHIGHPASFFWPYGKEGNGHRVPGLAEAGGKEGEYLTDRLTDEALKFIDTNKDKPFFLYLAHYAVHAPLMAKDDDSAEFKTAKPDGKQDFPVYAGMVKAVDDSVGRILADLKKQGIDDNTVVTFTSDNGGVVHFRATDNAPLRGGKGFPYEGGLRVPFIVRAPGVTKPGTVSDTPVIGTDFLPTFARFAGITGKPAPVMDGVDITPALRGEKLERDTFVWHYPHYWWGGNISPYSVIHSGEWKLVRWNEYGSEELYHLSADPCEKTDLAKQNPEKLKELSNKLDALLKEQGAQAPVPRKDAKPAPDPETNPAKAAKFIRG; this comes from the coding sequence ATGAAACTCCCTGTCCTTGCCGCCGCATTGCTGGCGCTGGTTCCCGTCCTCGGACGGGCTGCCGATGAACCCTCCGCCAAGCGCAAGCCGAACATCATCCTGATCGTCATCGATGACATGGGATGGAAGGACATCGCAGCCAATGGCTCGACCTACTACAAGACTCCGAACGTGGACCGGCTGGCATCGGAGGGCATGCGCTTCCGCAATGGTTATGCCGCCTGCGCCGTCTGCTCACCCTCGCGGGCGGCGATCATGACCGGCCAGTCCCCCGCACGGCTTCATCTCACCGATTGGATTCCCGGCGAGGGCGCGCCGAAGACCTCGCGCTTCACCGTGCCCAAGTGGGACATGAAGGTGGAAAAAACCACCCCGACCCTGCCGGAGCTCCTGAAGAAGCAGGGCTACGCCACCGCAGCCATCGGCAAGTGGCATCTCGGTGACGATGGCCCCGAGTCCCATGGCTTTGACGTGAATATCGCCGGCGGCCACATCGGTCATCCGGCTTCGTTTTTCTGGCCCTATGGCAAGGAAGGCAACGGCCACCGTGTCCCCGGCCTCGCCGAAGCAGGCGGCAAGGAAGGCGAATACCTCACCGACCGCCTCACCGATGAAGCCCTCAAGTTCATCGATACCAACAAGGACAAGCCGTTCTTCCTCTATCTCGCCCACTACGCCGTCCACGCGCCGCTGATGGCGAAGGATGACGACTCCGCGGAATTCAAGACCGCGAAGCCGGACGGCAAGCAGGATTTCCCCGTCTATGCTGGAATGGTGAAAGCGGTGGACGATTCCGTGGGACGCATCCTCGCCGATCTCAAGAAGCAGGGCATCGATGACAATACGGTGGTCACTTTCACCTCGGACAACGGCGGCGTGGTGCATTTCCGCGCCACAGACAACGCCCCGCTTCGCGGCGGCAAGGGCTTCCCCTACGAGGGCGGCCTGCGCGTTCCCTTCATCGTCCGCGCTCCCGGCGTGACCAAGCCGGGCACGGTGAGCGATACCCCGGTGATCGGCACCGATTTCCTGCCTACGTTCGCCCGTTTCGCCGGCATCACCGGCAAGCCGGCACCGGTCATGGATGGCGTGGACATCACCCCCGCCCTGCGTGGAGAGAAACTGGAGCGCGATACCTTCGTCTGGCACTACCCTCACTACTGGTGGGGTGGCAATATCTCGCCCTACTCCGTGATTCACTCGGGCGAATGGAAGCTGGTGCGCTGGAATGAATACGGCTCCGAGGAGCTATACCATCTCTCCGCCGATCCATGCGAGAAAACCGACCTCGCCAAGCAGAACCCGGAGAAACTCAAGGAACTCTCGAACAAGCTGGATGCCCTGTTGAAGGAACAAGGCGCGCAGGCTCCGGTGCCACGCAAGGATGCCAAGCCCGCTCCCGATCCGGAAACAAATCCGGCCAAGGCGGCGAAATTCATCCGGGGGTGA
- a CDS encoding DUF58 domain-containing protein, with translation MRPTSTTVWLVCVWALSGLLVSWYPGAAWPWASIGGMIVLVLLVDALRLRMRPLVDVVRRLPGRFALGEPGDVRLTVANPLGKVQHVEIFDGVPEGSEAGAMPWSGELPAGREIRVIHPVSIPQRGEVRFSPVQMLVRSDWGYWKRLTRHGSVEAVKVYPNYEPVIRFALLAMQHRESPMGIVRRSRPGSSREFHQLREYREGDSLAQVDWKATSRKQSLVSRAYQEQRNQSVIFLLDTGRRMRAMDGELPQFDHCLNAMLLVAHVALRQGDHVGIQSFGGTNRWLPPLKGAHAMPVLLNHLYDYQTTAEPSDFAAAVEKLMTHQRRRALVIVLTNLRGEDGKELVPALQVLSSRHLVLLASLREQSVDQAKEQPVAFFGDALRFAAADRYLMERREVLAELAARGILTLDTTAQELAISLANRYLDIKAAARL, from the coding sequence ATGCGTCCCACTTCCACCACCGTCTGGCTTGTTTGTGTCTGGGCGCTTTCCGGCCTGCTGGTCTCCTGGTATCCGGGAGCGGCCTGGCCGTGGGCGTCGATCGGTGGAATGATCGTGCTGGTCCTGCTGGTGGATGCGCTGCGCCTGCGGATGCGTCCGCTCGTGGATGTGGTGCGGCGGTTGCCCGGGCGCTTCGCCCTCGGCGAGCCCGGGGATGTCCGCCTCACCGTAGCCAATCCGTTGGGCAAGGTGCAGCATGTCGAAATCTTCGATGGCGTGCCGGAAGGCTCCGAGGCGGGTGCAATGCCGTGGTCGGGAGAGCTTCCGGCCGGGCGCGAGATCCGGGTGATTCATCCGGTTTCCATTCCACAGCGCGGCGAGGTCCGCTTCAGTCCGGTGCAGATGCTGGTTCGCTCCGATTGGGGTTATTGGAAGCGTCTCACCCGTCATGGAAGCGTGGAAGCGGTGAAGGTCTATCCGAACTACGAGCCGGTGATCCGCTTCGCACTGCTCGCCATGCAGCATCGTGAAAGTCCCATGGGCATCGTACGTCGTTCCCGGCCCGGTTCGAGCCGGGAGTTCCACCAGCTCCGCGAATACCGCGAGGGTGATTCGCTGGCACAGGTGGATTGGAAGGCGACTTCGAGAAAACAGTCGCTCGTCAGCCGCGCGTATCAGGAGCAGCGCAACCAGTCCGTGATCTTTCTGCTGGATACGGGCCGCCGCATGCGCGCGATGGATGGAGAGCTGCCGCAGTTCGATCACTGTCTGAACGCGATGCTGCTGGTGGCTCATGTCGCCCTGCGGCAGGGGGATCACGTGGGCATCCAATCCTTTGGCGGCACCAACCGCTGGCTGCCACCGCTCAAGGGCGCGCATGCGATGCCGGTGCTGCTCAATCATCTCTACGACTACCAGACCACCGCGGAGCCCAGCGATTTCGCGGCGGCGGTGGAGAAACTGATGACGCACCAGCGCCGGCGCGCGCTGGTGATCGTGCTGACGAATCTCCGGGGCGAGGATGGCAAGGAGCTGGTGCCCGCGCTGCAGGTGCTTTCATCGAGGCACCTCGTGCTGCTCGCCAGCCTGCGCGAGCAATCGGTGGATCAGGCCAAGGAGCAACCGGTGGCCTTTTTCGGCGATGCGCTGCGCTTCGCGGCGGCGGACCGCTATCTCATGGAGCGCCGCGAGGTGCTCGCGGAGCTCGCGGCACGTGGCATCCTCACTCTCGATACCACGGCGCAGGAACTCGCGATTTCACTCGCGAACCGCTATCTCGATATCAAGGCCGCCGCCAGGCTTTGA